The following nucleotide sequence is from Anopheles stephensi strain Indian chromosome 3, UCI_ANSTEP_V1.0, whole genome shotgun sequence.
cttattttttacatctcaataaaacaaacctcTGCTTCGTCGCTATATCGTAATGcacaactgtgtgtgtgtaaaaaaaaccaccaaatCGTAACTACGCAACGACGCGCCAATGCGCCTACTTAGCtcatgctgttgttgtttttccagTTTCTGCGCAAACAGCCACAGCCTACTATCGCTGCATGTGTATAAAAAGTCAACACCCCTACCACCTTATTTCCGTCGCACACCACCTCCAACACGCCGCCGTTTCGAATCGTTCCCCAGCGTTTCGTCGCCCGCATCGAGCGCCCCCACCTCCTCCCTCGCCACCTTCCGTATTCGGGCCAAAAACTTCTGCTTCAACATCTCCAGATCGAGCTTCAGCTGGAGCAAATGTTCCCGCTCCTTCTCGCGGAACGATTCAAACTCGTTCTCGATAAACTCCATCTGGCTGCGGTTGAACGATTCGTTGTGCTCCTGCTGTAGGTTACAGATGCGGAACAGCAGTTCGTCCATGTTGGCTACCGTTAGCTTTTTGCGCTTCGGGACAGGTTGTGATGAGGTGGGTTGCGGAGGTGGTGTTGGTTCAGCaggggttgctgctgctgctttggaAGTGGTGgccgcagccgccgccgccgccgctgctgccgctgcctcTTCTACAAAGAGAAATAGGTAGAGTTAGAAAACGAATCTAGAGGATTGCCGATGGCTTGTGATGGCTTACCAAACTCAAGTGCATCCTGTGAATCGTACACAATCTCCTCTATCACAACCGAATCATCATCCACGGTAAGCTCTTGCGTTTCATCCGTAACGAACTCTTCATCTGCAACATCGAACAAACAAAGCTATTATGAAGAGAAATTCCCACCGGGAACGGGAGCAGGAAAACTTACCGTAGTACGTCACGATCGTTTCCTCCGCTGGCTGCATCTCAATGTGTGGCGAACGCTGCTCAACGATGCTAAACAGTTCCTCCAGCTCCTTGTAGAATTCGCACGGTTTCGGTTCCGCGATCCACGctttgtcgttgttgttttcccGCTGCACCAGCTCCTCCCGGTACCGGTCGTACGCAAACTTGAGGTTTTTCCACTTGTGCTCAATCTGCCGGGCGTCCCGTATGATGCTGTGTCCGCGCCGTTGCAGCTCATGCTCGATCTGGCGATACATTTGGCCCTTCCGGTTGTTGATGGTACCGTCCAGGAACGGGACGCAGCTCGTCCGCAGTATATCGAGCAGCTCGAGTGTTTCCACCCGTGACCAAGCGTTCCGTTTCGTCATTCTCTCGGCTCCGCACGATGCTGATTTGTTGGCAATttgtggttcttttttttagcTTAAAATATGTGTAATTTAAGAGGACGCGCGTCCCCTCTGGACGCGATTCTGTTGAGTGCGAAAAGGcgaatgaaaacaaatgcCGATGCGAGCTGTCAAACTTCGCTCCGCGGAACCTGCCAACTGCGGTACTGTTGTGAGGTTCTTGTGCGAGAGCCCTACAAATGACAGCAGCCGTTGTAGCGAAGCAGGTAAAATgacgcacacaaaacaaatcatgCTGACGACTTGGCAACGCAAACAATAGGTATTTGCGTTTCTGCGAAATAAGGCCATCTGATCAGTTCTATACAATGATACCCATGGCGGAACAATGAACTCCTTTGAATGGAATTTAGTAAACTCAGGCATAAATTTGCACATAACTCACGCACGCATGGTTTGACTTGGAACTTGTGCGTGCAATGCTGCCGGTAGGGCTGTCGGAGGGCACGCTGTACATCGCTAGCGGAACAAGACGAGCGCGAGTGCGGTGATCAGTTCGGCGGTGTTTCGGGTTATCGCTTCTCGGCCTAAAGGCTAAGATCAAAGTGTAGTATCTGTTCTTATCAGCTTAACATCTGATAGATCTCCCATCGGGAGACAACAAATGTTAAACTGATTTTTGGAAAGAGGAGGAAAGTTCGGGGCTTGCTCTACTTCCTCCGCGGGTTGGCCCGGTATTGCAGTACCGCCGGGATCGGCCCACGTTCACACCAAAACAACAAGTCTAACAAAGTAACAAACATTCTGATTTTCTACCCTAAATAAACAATCATTGTGATCGTATTCAAAAGCGAACTTAAAATCTGCAATGTTGTTGAAAATGTCAAACGTGACTTTGAAAGAGATAAATCTATATTATTCACATAGCAAGGTCAGTAATAAATAATAGTCAtcgaagtagcagcagcacataTCGAATCTCGACCAGAGAGTAGGTCTCTCACGTACTCAGACCTGACTATCCAACACAAATCGTAAATGACTCAGTATTAGCAAGCCAAAACCCAAGACGCGAGGTTGTAGAAGCAAAgaagatagaaaaaaaggacaagcAATTCCCCAAAACCAACGAGTCATGCCAAAATAATCCAATTCTCTTTAAGTGATGTCCTTGTCAGAGAATTACACCCTGCAAACCgctaatgaaatgaaatgtaaattattttatggAACTAATCTTGGTTAGCCCTTGggtaaaattgtttaatagAAATCGATCTCTAATGCTCTAAGGGATTATTCAAAtgtgtgtaaaataaataagggTTTCTCATACCATCAACCGAGAAATGTGTAGGGTGATCTAGCTATTTAAGCTAAGAAATCGATTAAATAATTGTTTAgcgaattttcaattttttaaactaCAAATACAAACTGAAGTAGACGTAATTTAATAATTCCTATTACAAATAGAAATGGTAGTTAGGAAATTAGAATTTAAAGTCCATGTCCAGCCGTTCAATCATAacacatataaaaaaaataaacgaaattGTTTAACAAAAACATTACCACCTGTTAGTAATCTTACTTTACCATGTCCACTTTCGTGACTCCTTTGTACTTGACATTGAATTATAATATCTCTTCTATATCACAAGTAACCAAACCATAAAGACCATATAAGACTTTTTTTAATGAAGGAAAGAAGCATAGAAATTATTAAATTGAAAGTAAAGTTTCCAGTATAATTGTTAA
It contains:
- the LOC118513474 gene encoding uncharacterized protein LOC118513474 gives rise to the protein MTKRNAWSRVETLELLDILRTSCVPFLDGTINNRKGQMYRQIEHELQRRGHSIIRDARQIEHKWKNLKFAYDRYREELVQRENNNDKAWIAEPKPCEFYKELEELFSIVEQRSPHIEMQPAEETIVTYYDEEFVTDETQELTVDDDSVVIEEIVYDSQDALEFEEAAAAAAAAAAAATTSKAAAATPAEPTPPPQPTSSQPVPKRKKLTVANMDELLFRICNLQQEHNESFNRSQMEFIENEFESFREKEREHLLQLKLDLEMLKQKFLARIRKVAREEVGALDAGDETLGNDSKRRRVGGGVRRK